Genomic window (Neurospora crassa OR74A linkage group VI, whole genome shotgun sequence):
TCGGCGCATCACAGGAGCTTCAACgacaaggaaagagaaaagctGTACAGGGAGCATATCAACAGACTGAAGCTACCGCACACACAACTCAAGAGTGACCTGAAGAAGTTGCTTGAGAGTGTACAGCTCCGGCAGCTGAACAACCGGTCCTCAGCAGCCAGCCTCCCGAGCCAAATCTTGGCAGACATCCGGTACATCTCGCTCGATGCGAAAACGCGCGACGAATTCATCGAGGGTTACATCCAGGGTCTTGCCTCACCTCCAGAGGCCCAAAGCGCTGCGGAAGAAGCGGAGGATGAGGTACTGAGGAAAGctagagaggagaggaagaagagagagaaagcgttggaagagagggagaggagggtagaagaggaaaagagaagacaaGAAAAGAGGTTAGCCGTTGAACGGGCGAGGCtcagggaggaggagagggagctgCAGAGGGCTATGGTTGTTGATAAGAAGGGGCTGCAGAGTCAGCTGGGCGGTGGTGCTGCGGCTGGCGGGGAGGCGTcgaaggaggatgaggcaAAGGAGGAGAGATAAGAGAGTGAGTAAGTGGCCGTCTCAACTAGATGGTATATACCCAAAATTGTTCGTCAGCATAGCGCTCAGGAGTTCCCATCTTCATATCACGCCGCGGGTTTCCAGGAACAACCAGGTTCCATGTATTTAACGGGGCGTTTGCACACTAAACATGTGAGAGAATGGAAGCAGATAGGTAAGGTACTCATCAAGAATCATATACAAGAAAAGCCAAATTGGCATCAGGCCTTTCGTGGCACACCTCGTCAAGTCATCCGTCGGCCGCCATCACACGTCAACCATCACTGGTTTCATTGTCACCATCATCCACCATTCTTCACGCCCCTGGCCTAGCAGTCGACCTAACcctcctcgccgtcgccaGCGTAGTCGCTACAACCGTCTTCGTCGTTTGTTCCCTTCCAAGCCCAGGAAGACCCTCAGGCCCGCGATGTGCTGCCGCCTCCAAGTCCAGTTCCGATACCGTCCCATTTCCATCATCcactccatccatccccgcCCGCCTCCTCGACGCGCCCGCCGCATACGCCTTGAACATATTCAACACCGTCCAATACGCCGGCTTCTTAACATAATTGTTATCCCACATGCACGCCTCCCCCTCTGTGGGGATCTCGCTCGGCACCCACGAATACTTGTCGGTGAAATCCCACAAAGTCACCCCCACGCATTTCCTCCCTCCATACCCCTTGTTGACATCCAAGCAAGCGCCCACCACCTCTCCATAATCCCTTGCCTGCGCGTTCCACATTTCCCTTGTGCTCGGCACCTTCAGCGGGCTGTGTCGAATATCTAGCTCCGTGATGGCCACctcatccaccacctccaggaACTGCTGCATTGTATTGACAATCTCGGCACGCGCAGGGACAAGGCCGACTTTGAGGTGGGATTGGAAGCCGACGCCGTGGACGGTGCCGCCTTGGGCCTTGACGGTGCGGAGCATGGCGagagtaatagaaattttgGGGCCCGGGGAGAGGGACGGTGATTCCAGGGCGTAGTCGTTATAGTAGAGCTTGGCGCCGGGGTCGGCTTTGGCGGCGGTCTTGAAGGAGAAAGTGATGAAGTCGAGGCCCATGGCTTTGTACACTTGCGGGATGTCAGCTTAAAATAACCAAGGTATGGGCGGGATTGAAAGAGCATGAAGGCCAGCATGGAAAGACGTACTTGGACTCTGTCTAAACACTCCGTTCTCGTCGATGGCTTCATTCACCACATCCCAAGCATAACACCTCCCCTTGAAGTACTGTGCCAGATTCTGGATGTGTGCGGCGAGGATCTTTTCCATGTCGTCGCGGGAGTACGTCGTCTCAACTAAGGCATTATTCTCTCTCGTCAGTTTCCATTTGTTCCTCGCTCCACTCCTCTGCACACATAAGAGGACATACCCCAAGAAGGCAACCCCTTATACCACACCATGGTATGACACCTCAGCGTCTTCATTCCTCCCACCCCAGCTTTCGCCGTATTCGCTATAGCATCCGCTTCCGCAAAGGTGAATACTCCTTGGACCTCCTCGgtcttcttccatttctgTGCATTGATGGGTGTCAGCGAGCCAAACTCGCCAGACCCCTGAAGCACAGACATGTACTGCTCATTGTATAGACGAGGGTTGTCGACGGCTGTGCCGAAATAGGAGAGGCCGGCGAGTTTGGCGTACTTGTCGAGCTGTGCTGAAGccaggggaagaagggtggAGGCAAAAGCtaagaggacgaggaggagagggaacgAGCGGGGAcgaaagagggagagaaaaggCTCGATAGCCGAAAATTCGGTGGAGATGAGCATCTTCATCTTGATTAGGGTAGTTGGAGGTGGTTAGAAGATGGAGTGTATAGGGGAATCTAACGGGCAGGTCTGAAAGGTCTACTGAAAGGCCGTCCGAGCGAGCTGTCCCTTACTTCGATGCCCGGAT
Coding sequences:
- the gh10-4 gene encoding endo-beta-1,4-D-xylanase; the encoded protein is MKMLISTEFSAIEPFLSLFRPRSFPLLLVLLAFASTLLPLASAQLDKYAKLAGLSYFGTAVDNPRLYNEQYMSVLQGSGEFGSLTPINAQKWKKTEEVQGVFTFAEADAIANTAKAGVGGMKTLRCHTMVWYKGLPSWVETTYSRDDMEKILAAHIQNLAQYFKGRCYAWDVVNEAIDENGVFRQSPMYKAMGLDFITFSFKTAAKADPGAKLYYNDYALESPSLSPGPKISITLAMLRTVKAQGGTVHGVGFQSHLKVGLVPARAEIVNTMQQFLEVVDEVAITELDIRHSPLKVPSTREMWNAQARDYGEVVGACLDVNKGYGGRKCVGVTLWDFTDKYSWVPSEIPTEGEACMWDNNYVKKPAYWTVLNMFKAYAAGASRRRAGMDGVDDGNGTVSELDLEAAAHRGPEGLPGLGREQTTKTVVATTLATARRVRSTARPGA